Proteins from one Penaeus vannamei isolate JL-2024 chromosome 8, ASM4276789v1, whole genome shotgun sequence genomic window:
- the LOC138862341 gene encoding uncharacterized protein: protein MPITAEPPVDTLQKEYVDNGILFFMTNKMNFMIHDDIIDICKSFYNENEIEEAKTLMYEKYDCVEQGKTHRGSNKATNDLKEMLSFLAQSAAPKCTFCITRCTQVPAVVMDFVDAAAMNRHITNLRGEMTVSSSAIKRIMARMEQLESALHEQKQNQQQIQQRHRRRQQQQQIQHQGLQSDSAASLPSNPWERRQEKRERELQPEHRPQPQQCDQQPELAHTRRRPSSVVDEGRVCADPDSSDSGDGDTWRHQRHQRKKIRRHARQEDLERKGGQRRRDRSVVIGTRKNANLSAAHQMRDVSLFISRLAADVDLEVLRAQVEEIAGVAGSTTCELQPQRHSNYKSCKVIVKGVPKENVKNFYEPLNWDEDILVKRWFD from the coding sequence ATGCCCATCACTGCTGAACCACCAGTTGACACATTGCAGAAAGAGTACGTAGACAATGGCATACTCTTTTTCATGACAAATAAAATGAATTTTATGATTCACGATGACATTATAGATATTTGCAAGAGCttctataatgaaaatgaaattgaagaaGCAAAGACGTTGATGTATGAGAAATATGACTGCGTTGAACAAGGTAAAACACACAGGGGGTCTAACAAGGCAACAAATGATCTCAAAGAGATGCTCTCATTTTTGGCTCAGAGTGCGGCTCCCAAGTGCACGTTCTGCATCACAAGATGCACACAGGTTCCTGCCGTCGTCATGGACTTCGTGGATGCTGCAGCCATGAACCGTCATATCACAAACCTGCGCGGAGAGATGACCGTCTCCTCATCAGCCATCAAACGAATCATGGCAAGAATGGAGCAGCTCGAATCTGCTTTGCATGAGCAGAAGCAAAATCAGCAGCAGATACAACAACGACACCGACGgcggcaacagcaacagcaaatacAGCATCAAGGTCTGCAGTCCGACTCGGCAGCCTCTCTGCCTTCTAACCCATGGGAACGAAGACAAGAGAAACGTGAACGCGAATTGCAGCCCGAACACCGCCCGCAGCCACAGCAATGTGACCAACAGCCAGAGTTGGCACACACTCGTCGGCGACCAAGCAGCGTCGTAGacgaggggcgtgtgtgtgctgATCCGGACTCGTCAGACAGCGGTGATGGCGATACATGGAGGCATCAGCGGCACCAGCGTAAGAAAATCCGTCGCCACGCCCGCCAGGAAGATCTCGAACGTAAGGGAGGTCAGCGGCGGCGTGATCGCAGCGTGGTCATCGGCACTCGAAAAAATGCCAACTTGAGCGCCGCCCACCAAATGCGCGACGTGAGCCTGTTCATATCCCGCCTCGCCGCGGACGTGGACCTGGAGGTGCTGCGGGCCCAGGTGGAAGAAATCGCGGGTGTGGCGGGCTCTACCACCTGCGAACTGCAGCCTCAACGACACTCAAACTACAAGTCCTGTAAGGTAATTGTGAAAGGTGTGCCGAAAGAGAACGTCAAAAACTTCTATGAACCACTAAACTGGGATGAGGACATCCTCGTTAAAAGATGGTTTGATTAA